The Shewanella japonica genome has a window encoding:
- the htpX gene encoding protease HtpX — protein MLRIMLLIGTNLAILLVASIVMSLLGVSTSSMSGLLIFAAMFGFGGAFISLAISKWMAKKTMGCEVITTPRDNTERWLVETVARQAEQAGIKMPEVAIYQSPEMNAFATGPSKDNALVAVSSGLLYGMTQDEIEGVLAHEVSHVANGDMVTLTLIQGVVNTFVIFAARVVAGIVNNVVANNSEDGEGLGMFAYMAVVFVMDMLFGILASMIVAYFSRIREFKADEGAAKLAGKHKMIAALERLKTGPETGAMPAQMAALGINGKRSMAEFLMSHPPLDKRISALKNS, from the coding sequence ATGTTACGTATTATGTTATTGATTGGCACCAACTTAGCAATTTTGCTAGTTGCTTCGATTGTGATGTCGTTACTTGGGGTGAGTACCTCAAGCATGAGCGGGTTGTTAATTTTTGCTGCCATGTTCGGTTTTGGTGGTGCATTCATCAGTTTAGCGATTTCTAAGTGGATGGCTAAAAAGACCATGGGGTGTGAAGTCATTACAACACCACGTGATAACACTGAACGTTGGTTAGTTGAAACGGTTGCCCGACAAGCTGAGCAAGCGGGTATCAAAATGCCAGAAGTGGCGATTTACCAATCACCAGAAATGAATGCTTTTGCTACTGGCCCAAGCAAAGACAATGCATTGGTCGCGGTAAGTTCTGGTCTACTTTATGGTATGACTCAAGACGAAATTGAAGGCGTACTAGCGCACGAAGTTAGCCACGTTGCCAATGGCGACATGGTGACATTGACCTTAATTCAAGGTGTTGTTAATACCTTCGTTATTTTTGCCGCTCGTGTTGTTGCTGGCATTGTTAACAATGTCGTTGCTAATAACAGCGAAGATGGTGAAGGTTTAGGTATGTTTGCGTACATGGCCGTAGTTTTTGTCATGGACATGCTATTCGGTATTTTAGCGTCAATGATTGTGGCTTACTTCTCACGTATTCGTGAATTTAAAGCCGATGAAGGCGCAGCTAAACTTGCAGGTAAGCATAAAATGATTGCTGCATTAGAGCGTTTAAAAACAGGGCCAGAAACAGGTGCAATGCCAGCACAAATGGCTGCATTAGGTATTAATGGTAAGCGTTCAATGGCTGAATTCTTAATGAGTCACCCGCCGTTAGACAAACGCATTAGCGCACTTAAAAACAGCTAA
- the cctA gene encoding tetraheme c-type cytochrome CctA — protein sequence MSNKILVALFAAALAVLTLSTNAFASDENLADFHAEMGGCESCHADGEPSADGEYEFEQCQSCHGTLAEMDDNHAPHDGMLMCADCHAPHDMNVGDVPTCDSCHDDGRSAQ from the coding sequence GTGAGCAATAAAATTCTTGTGGCTTTGTTTGCAGCAGCTTTAGCTGTACTGACATTGTCAACAAACGCGTTTGCGTCAGATGAAAACTTAGCTGATTTCCATGCCGAAATGGGTGGCTGTGAAAGCTGTCACGCTGATGGTGAACCATCTGCTGATGGTGAGTATGAGTTTGAACAGTGTCAAAGCTGTCATGGTACATTAGCTGAAATGGATGATAACCATGCACCGCATGACGGCATGTTAATGTGCGCCGATTGTCACGCGCCACATGATATGAATGTGGGTGACGTACCAACTTGTGATAGTTGTCATGATGATGGTCGTTCTGCTCAGTAA
- a CDS encoding molybdopterin-dependent oxidoreductase: MSHIRSSIQTSCAYCGVGCGVSVSPLAEVTPHVNDEQKNSKASAPMYNLEGDLQHPANKGQLCAKGERLLESLVQPNTLRYPKRKSGKPIDWDVALTTIADSFTKTIAEFGPDSVAFYLSGQLLTEDYYVANKLAKGFIGTANVDTNSRLCMSSAVSGHMRAFGEDVVPGCYDDFEQTDVIVLVGANSAWTHPVLFQRMIKAREQSGTKIIVVDPAKTATSAQADLHLQITPGTDSLLFNGLLQFISENEAQDKAYIDEHTEGFDVVLHTLSSQTDLVKTDQLASSLGLTESELTQFYQLFIANEKVITASCQGVNQSTSGTETTNAIINCHLALGHIGKVGCGFFSLTGQPNAMGGREVGGLATQLACHMGFSAPERQLLADVWQTESIAKDKGLTAVELFDAMADGKIKAVWIMGTNPLVSLPNTAKIQQALDACPFVVVSDITQDAATAKQADILLPALGWSEKCGTVTNSERVITRQRGFIPVKGNAKPDWWALAEVAKRMGFSAAFTFSSSAAVFKEFAQLSKAVKAQFPEKQFDISGMSELTDAEYDRLAPTQWPVTSAAMLGQTERRLYQDGLFSTPSTKAQFIATQPLKSELSVGQHQVLLNSGRSRDQWHTMTRTGHIASLRASIPEPLVALHPIKIQQLELNDGDLVCFATPDAERDLVSCEQSTSNVQAAARVVADDNQSPDMAFMSMHWSSQFSLGKGVNQALNSQLDSISKQPGFKCQATTITKVELALQGVIFGEHDPLFTGTCWNVQQSLSAGECYHIAFDDAEKGFNFQSTSYSLKWTVSLLNKQVIHVQCNMNQGQLVSLKLLSKQQVEVALEPMHLLIGETVDTGLMNRLHQLIKAGNSPLICACTGVTEAKIQDSMLQALDNLVFAQRTSGNEAILCQGDFEQALEQTQSELGCGKQCGSCHSEVVQCASDVWLLGLEDMAIETVAVKNKKQSKSTQEEVA, from the coding sequence ATGTCTCATATCCGGTCTAGTATCCAAACAAGTTGTGCTTATTGTGGAGTAGGCTGTGGTGTTAGTGTTTCGCCTCTTGCAGAGGTAACGCCGCATGTTAACGATGAGCAGAAAAACTCAAAAGCAAGTGCACCCATGTATAACCTTGAGGGTGATCTGCAACATCCAGCTAATAAAGGACAGTTATGTGCTAAAGGCGAACGTTTACTAGAAAGCTTGGTTCAGCCTAATACACTGCGTTATCCCAAACGTAAGTCAGGTAAGCCAATTGACTGGGATGTGGCGTTAACAACAATTGCAGACTCTTTTACAAAGACAATTGCTGAGTTCGGGCCAGACTCTGTGGCTTTTTATTTATCTGGTCAGTTGCTAACTGAAGACTATTACGTAGCAAACAAGCTTGCTAAAGGCTTTATTGGTACAGCCAATGTAGATACCAATTCACGTTTATGCATGTCATCGGCTGTGAGTGGGCATATGCGTGCCTTTGGTGAAGATGTCGTGCCGGGCTGTTATGACGATTTTGAGCAAACGGATGTTATTGTGTTAGTTGGGGCGAATAGCGCTTGGACTCACCCGGTTTTATTTCAACGAATGATTAAAGCGCGCGAGCAATCTGGTACAAAAATCATTGTGGTTGACCCAGCTAAAACGGCCACTTCGGCTCAAGCAGATTTACATTTACAAATTACGCCTGGCACTGACAGTCTGTTGTTTAATGGTTTATTGCAGTTTATTTCTGAAAATGAGGCTCAAGATAAGGCGTACATTGATGAGCACACAGAAGGTTTTGATGTTGTACTTCACACCCTATCTTCACAAACTGATCTTGTTAAAACTGACCAGCTTGCATCGTCTTTAGGCTTGACGGAAAGCGAATTAACTCAATTTTATCAGTTGTTTATTGCCAATGAAAAAGTCATTACTGCCAGTTGTCAGGGAGTGAATCAGTCTACTTCAGGTACCGAAACGACGAATGCAATCATCAATTGCCATCTCGCGCTTGGTCATATTGGTAAAGTTGGCTGCGGTTTCTTTTCTTTAACTGGTCAGCCTAATGCGATGGGCGGGCGAGAAGTAGGCGGACTTGCCACACAACTTGCTTGTCATATGGGATTCTCTGCTCCTGAACGACAGTTATTAGCAGATGTATGGCAAACCGAATCCATTGCTAAAGATAAGGGGTTAACTGCAGTTGAATTATTTGATGCAATGGCTGATGGCAAAATTAAAGCCGTATGGATCATGGGAACAAACCCGTTAGTTTCATTACCGAACACAGCAAAAATACAGCAGGCACTTGATGCTTGCCCATTTGTGGTGGTATCAGATATCACCCAAGATGCCGCAACAGCAAAACAAGCCGACATATTATTACCTGCTTTAGGTTGGTCAGAAAAGTGTGGCACTGTCACTAACAGCGAACGTGTTATCACTCGTCAACGTGGCTTTATACCCGTTAAAGGCAATGCAAAACCTGATTGGTGGGCACTCGCTGAAGTCGCAAAACGCATGGGGTTTAGCGCAGCATTTACATTCTCAAGCAGTGCGGCTGTGTTTAAAGAGTTTGCTCAGCTTTCAAAAGCAGTAAAAGCACAATTTCCTGAAAAACAATTTGATATCTCTGGCATGAGTGAATTAACTGATGCTGAATACGACAGGTTAGCGCCAACTCAATGGCCAGTAACAAGTGCCGCAATGCTTGGACAAACTGAGCGTCGATTATATCAAGATGGGCTATTTTCAACGCCTTCTACTAAAGCGCAGTTTATTGCAACACAGCCGCTCAAGTCAGAGTTGAGTGTCGGTCAACATCAAGTATTACTCAATAGTGGCCGCAGTCGAGATCAGTGGCATACCATGACTCGCACTGGCCACATTGCCAGTCTTAGGGCGAGTATTCCTGAGCCACTTGTCGCGTTACATCCAATCAAAATTCAACAGCTTGAGTTAAATGATGGCGATTTAGTGTGTTTTGCAACGCCTGATGCTGAGCGTGATCTAGTAAGTTGCGAACAGAGCACATCGAATGTTCAAGCTGCGGCGAGGGTTGTTGCCGACGACAATCAATCTCCCGATATGGCTTTCATGTCTATGCATTGGTCTTCGCAATTCTCCCTTGGTAAAGGAGTGAATCAAGCACTAAATAGTCAGTTAGACTCAATATCGAAGCAACCTGGCTTTAAATGCCAAGCAACAACCATTACTAAAGTAGAGCTGGCATTACAAGGGGTTATCTTTGGCGAGCATGACCCGTTATTTACCGGCACATGTTGGAATGTTCAGCAAAGTTTGTCAGCGGGTGAGTGTTATCACATCGCTTTTGATGATGCGGAAAAAGGCTTTAATTTTCAGTCTACTAGTTACTCTTTAAAGTGGACGGTGAGCTTACTGAATAAGCAAGTTATTCATGTGCAGTGCAATATGAATCAGGGCCAATTAGTGTCGCTTAAATTGCTAAGTAAGCAGCAAGTTGAAGTCGCCCTTGAGCCGATGCATCTTCTTATCGGTGAAACAGTAGATACAGGGCTAATGAACCGATTACATCAACTGATTAAAGCTGGCAACAGTCCGCTTATTTGTGCGTGTACTGGTGTCACAGAGGCCAAAATTCAGGATTCAATGCTGCAAGCGTTAGATAATTTGGTGTTTGCTCAACGGACAAGTGGTAATGAAGCGATATTGTGCCAAGGTGATTTTGAACAAGCGCTTGAACAGACACAGTCAGAATTGGGTTGTGGCAAGCAATGCGGCAGTTGCCATAGTGAAGTGGTGCAATGTGCAAGTGATGTTTGGCTACTTGGTCTTGAAGATATGGCAATAGAGACTGTGGCAGTAAAAAATAAAAAACAATCCAAATCAACTCAAGAGGAGGTGGCGTGA
- the cobA gene encoding uroporphyrinogen-III C-methyltransferase, with translation MSHSISQLVNHSVAGSNPSNVTSSELVAGEVEIVGAGCGQLDLLTIKAARIISQADALVYDSLVSSDILSLVSVDCERHFVGKRCGQPSYKQDDINSLLAKLAFQGKKVVRLKGGDPHIFGRGAEESLFLAKNGLISRFTPGVTAALGCASNTGIPLTFRGTARSVTLVTGTKFDQAPTHWKALLAAESTLVFYMGKEQAKAISAGLLAVDAPADLPVAFITNGGRPNQLVTYANVSTMAEQAETIKDSGPTLIIIGEVVAVGQELAALLADVSATSMAEVVNG, from the coding sequence ATGAGTCATTCAATCAGTCAATTAGTGAACCATAGTGTTGCTGGGAGTAATCCTTCTAATGTTACTAGCAGCGAGTTAGTTGCTGGTGAGGTTGAGATTGTTGGCGCAGGTTGTGGCCAACTTGATTTGTTGACCATTAAAGCCGCTAGAATTATTTCTCAAGCTGACGCATTAGTTTACGACAGCCTAGTAAGCAGTGATATTTTATCTCTCGTTTCAGTTGATTGTGAACGACACTTTGTCGGAAAACGTTGTGGTCAACCTAGTTATAAGCAAGATGATATTAACTCCTTGTTGGCCAAATTAGCCTTTCAAGGAAAAAAAGTTGTTCGTCTAAAAGGAGGCGATCCGCATATCTTTGGTCGCGGTGCTGAAGAGTCGCTATTTTTAGCAAAAAATGGCCTGATAAGCCGATTTACACCGGGAGTAACAGCGGCATTAGGTTGCGCATCGAATACGGGTATTCCGCTTACTTTTCGAGGAACCGCACGTTCAGTGACTTTAGTGACGGGAACTAAGTTTGACCAAGCCCCCACACATTGGAAAGCATTACTCGCAGCTGAGTCGACACTGGTATTTTATATGGGTAAAGAGCAGGCCAAGGCTATTTCAGCTGGGCTACTCGCTGTTGATGCGCCAGCTGATTTACCCGTTGCTTTTATCACAAATGGCGGCAGACCCAATCAATTAGTGACTTACGCCAATGTCTCAACGATGGCAGAACAAGCTGAAACAATTAAAGACTCTGGCCCGACACTGATTATTATTGGTGAAGTGGTTGCTGTTGGGCAAGAGCTAGCTGCTTTACTTGCTGATGTCAGTGCGACATCAATGGCCGAGGTCGTCAATGGTTGA
- a CDS encoding ANTAR domain-containing response regulator encodes MVNLVYRDPSFTNENVFIDCMSELSSIDPCMEASSLSQLERQIIKGNALCLVFFTESLTPLQQVFIERLLMVTALPIIVNAYAWDEELLKSLLQCGRVTFVPEKLTPKRLKSLVGLAKIRFNSASTMLEKVKELDEKCTDLKRVSRAKSLLQRQGVTEAQAHKMIQKQAMDKSISFAEMANEIILAAQQLEAKRVHQIGACAHGANSKA; translated from the coding sequence GTGGTTAACTTAGTATATCGAGATCCTTCATTTACCAATGAAAACGTGTTTATCGATTGTATGTCGGAGTTGAGTAGTATCGACCCGTGTATGGAAGCAAGTTCTTTGAGTCAGTTAGAGCGCCAAATTATAAAAGGCAATGCTCTTTGTTTGGTGTTTTTTACTGAGTCTTTGACGCCACTGCAACAGGTATTCATTGAGCGTTTATTAATGGTAACGGCACTGCCAATTATTGTTAATGCGTACGCATGGGATGAAGAATTATTAAAGAGTTTATTACAGTGTGGGCGAGTGACATTTGTACCAGAAAAACTGACGCCTAAACGATTAAAGTCATTAGTTGGCTTGGCTAAAATTCGCTTTAATAGTGCTTCAACTATGCTTGAGAAAGTCAAAGAGTTAGATGAAAAGTGCACTGACTTAAAACGTGTATCAAGGGCTAAATCATTATTACAACGTCAGGGAGTGACAGAGGCTCAAGCACATAAAATGATTCAGAAACAAGCAATGGACAAGTCGATCAGTTTTGCTGAAATGGCCAATGAAATCATTTTAGCGGCGCAACAACTTGAAGCAAAGCGTGTGCATCAAATTGGTGCGTGTGCCCATGGTGCGAACAGCAAAGCCTAG
- the nirB gene encoding nitrite reductase large subunit NirB, with protein MANSTGTSNSPTTVNKKPKLVVIGNGMVGHHFIEQLCSQGFQKQFDVEVFGEEQRPAYDRVQLSKYFETGSADELMLTSAQDYLDWGIKLHLDTRITELDTQSKSITTEDGVTSHYDSLVLATGSYPFVPPINGNDRERCVVYRTIEDLQDIEAAASQSKVGVVVGGGLLGLEAANALMALGVQTHVVEFAPQLMPVQLNDKAGDLLKSKINDLGVTVHTSKATTAIIDGESAMHRMTFNDDSFLETDMIVFSAGIRPQDALARSSGLQMGERGGITIDDNCLTSAADVYAIGECALWQNRIFGLVAPGYQMARVAVASLVASLTDTATSSTAFTGADMSTKLKLLGVDVAAIGESRGFENAQFVELSDNQSGIYKKLWLDETGKFLKGAVLVGDNSDYNRLLDCYLSQDEIEGNAVDLLMTGEESAADLKDTSIICSCHQVTKADIVSSVKEGNHTIAEIKSCTRAASGCGGCSALVKQVMDEALIAEGVECNTGICDHFEHDRQSLYHLCQVEGIEDFDTLISKHGKRSATGEASTFGCDLCKPAAASIFASLQNKYVLNQDSSHVQLQDTNDAYLGNLQKDGTYSVVPRIAGGEITPDGLIAIGAVAKEHDLYTKITGGQRIDLFGAKLSELPVIWQKLIEAGFETGHAYGKSLRTVKSCVGSTWCRYGVQDSVGTAIDLENRYKGLRSPHKIKFAVSGCTRECAEAQSKDIGVIATDKGWNLYVAGNGGMRPRHGDLFATDLDTPTLIQYIDRVLMFYIKTADKLQRTSVWMESLEGGLEYLQSVVIEDSLGIASELDAQMSRVVDAYQCEWKTSLEKPEFLARFNEFVNPEAKPEGETHLYHRVREQRFPVDIASSGAGNIAIKDITAEQNEQEAVEELV; from the coding sequence ATGGCTAATTCTACAGGAACGTCGAATTCACCGACAACGGTCAACAAAAAACCTAAATTGGTTGTGATCGGTAACGGTATGGTCGGGCACCATTTTATCGAGCAATTATGCAGTCAAGGGTTTCAAAAGCAGTTTGATGTTGAGGTTTTTGGTGAAGAACAACGCCCAGCTTATGACAGGGTGCAACTATCTAAATACTTTGAAACAGGCAGCGCTGATGAGCTGATGTTAACAAGTGCGCAAGATTATCTAGATTGGGGTATCAAGCTGCACCTTGATACCCGAATAACTGAATTAGATACACAATCTAAAAGCATTACTACAGAAGATGGTGTCACGAGTCATTATGACAGCTTAGTGTTAGCCACAGGCTCTTATCCTTTTGTACCACCCATTAATGGTAATGACAGAGAACGTTGTGTTGTTTACCGTACCATTGAAGATTTGCAAGATATTGAAGCTGCGGCTAGTCAATCTAAAGTGGGTGTCGTCGTCGGTGGTGGCCTGCTAGGCCTTGAAGCTGCTAATGCTTTGATGGCACTTGGTGTGCAGACTCATGTTGTTGAATTTGCCCCACAATTAATGCCTGTTCAGTTAAATGATAAAGCGGGTGATTTATTAAAGAGTAAAATCAATGATCTAGGGGTTACCGTTCATACCTCAAAAGCCACTACCGCTATTATTGATGGCGAGTCAGCGATGCATCGTATGACTTTTAATGATGACAGTTTTCTTGAAACTGACATGATTGTTTTCTCTGCGGGTATCCGTCCTCAAGATGCGCTTGCTCGTTCAAGTGGATTGCAAATGGGAGAGCGTGGCGGTATCACAATCGACGATAATTGTTTGACTTCAGCAGCAGATGTTTACGCTATTGGTGAATGTGCATTATGGCAAAACCGCATTTTTGGTTTAGTGGCACCTGGATATCAAATGGCACGTGTAGCGGTAGCAAGTCTCGTGGCTAGCTTAACTGATACGGCAACATCATCAACTGCCTTTACTGGTGCAGACATGAGTACCAAGCTCAAATTACTTGGTGTCGACGTTGCTGCAATCGGTGAAAGCCGTGGCTTTGAAAATGCCCAGTTTGTGGAATTATCGGACAACCAATCGGGCATTTATAAAAAGCTTTGGTTAGATGAAACGGGTAAATTCTTAAAAGGAGCTGTGTTAGTTGGTGACAATAGTGACTATAACCGTTTGCTTGATTGTTATTTATCTCAGGATGAAATTGAAGGTAATGCCGTTGATTTATTAATGACAGGTGAAGAGTCAGCTGCAGATTTGAAAGACACTTCAATTATCTGTTCATGTCACCAAGTCACAAAAGCGGACATTGTGAGTTCTGTAAAAGAAGGCAATCACACAATTGCAGAAATCAAGTCTTGTACCCGAGCAGCTTCAGGTTGTGGAGGTTGTTCTGCACTTGTGAAGCAAGTCATGGATGAAGCGCTTATTGCAGAAGGTGTTGAGTGTAATACCGGCATTTGCGACCATTTTGAGCATGATAGACAATCTCTATATCACTTGTGCCAGGTAGAAGGTATTGAAGATTTTGATACGTTAATTTCTAAGCACGGTAAACGCTCAGCAACAGGTGAAGCATCAACATTTGGTTGTGATCTTTGTAAACCCGCTGCAGCTTCCATTTTTGCATCGCTACAAAACAAATATGTGCTTAACCAAGACAGCAGTCATGTGCAATTACAAGATACTAATGATGCTTATTTAGGTAACTTGCAAAAAGATGGCACCTATTCAGTGGTGCCTCGTATTGCAGGTGGTGAAATTACTCCAGATGGCTTAATTGCGATTGGTGCGGTGGCCAAAGAGCACGATTTATATACCAAAATTACCGGCGGACAACGTATCGATTTGTTCGGTGCTAAATTATCAGAGTTACCAGTCATTTGGCAGAAGTTGATTGAAGCAGGCTTTGAGACTGGTCATGCCTACGGTAAGTCACTACGTACGGTTAAATCTTGTGTGGGTAGCACTTGGTGTCGATATGGCGTACAAGATTCTGTTGGAACAGCCATTGATTTAGAAAATCGCTATAAAGGGTTACGTAGTCCGCACAAAATTAAGTTTGCTGTGTCGGGGTGTACTCGCGAGTGTGCAGAGGCGCAAAGTAAAGATATAGGTGTGATAGCCACTGATAAAGGCTGGAACTTATATGTGGCTGGTAACGGCGGCATGCGACCTCGTCATGGTGACTTATTTGCCACTGATTTAGATACGCCTACACTAATACAATATATCGATAGAGTATTGATGTTCTATATTAAAACAGCAGACAAGTTACAGCGTACTTCAGTGTGGATGGAGTCACTAGAAGGTGGTCTTGAGTATCTACAATCTGTAGTAATTGAAGACAGTTTAGGGATTGCTAGTGAATTAGATGCTCAAATGAGTCGAGTTGTTGATGCCTATCAATGTGAATGGAAAACAAGTCTTGAAAAACCGGAGTTTTTGGCTCGCTTCAATGAGTTTGTTAACCCAGAAGCTAAACCTGAGGGAGAAACTCATCTATACCATCGTGTGCGCGAACAACGATTCCCAGTCGATATAGCATCATCTGGCGCTGGCAATATTGCGATTAAAGATATTACTGCTGAACAAAATGAGCAAGAAGCTGTGGAGGAACTAGTATGA
- the nirD gene encoding nitrite reductase small subunit NirD — protein MSWVTVCNESTLPQGTGVAAWVAGKAVAIFDLGKHGLYAIDNVDPATGVSLLARGLICDMEGVLCVASPLYKQHYSLETGVCLEDEALVASPYEIKKEAGQVLVLAKS, from the coding sequence ATGAGTTGGGTAACGGTATGTAATGAGTCAACTTTGCCTCAAGGAACAGGTGTAGCAGCTTGGGTTGCTGGCAAAGCAGTTGCCATTTTTGATTTAGGTAAGCATGGTTTATATGCTATTGATAATGTTGATCCAGCAACAGGGGTAAGTCTACTCGCCCGTGGGTTAATTTGCGATATGGAAGGAGTGCTTTGTGTTGCATCGCCATTATATAAGCAACATTACAGCCTAGAGACAGGCGTGTGTTTAGAAGATGAAGCACTCGTTGCTTCACCTTACGAAATTAAAAAGGAAGCTGGCCAAGTATTGGTTTTGGCTAAGTCATAG
- a CDS encoding NarK family nitrate/nitrite MFS transporter, with amino-acid sequence MSSEKFNLLSFSGKMKTLHLSWIAFFITFVVWFNAAPLLSVIADSLGLTKSQIKTLLILNVALTIPARIIIGMVTDKYGPRLTYSVLLGVCSIPCFMFAVANSFEQLALARFLIGFIGAGFVIGIRIVSEWFPAKELGTAEGIYGGWGNFGSAAAAFTLPGLAIFFGGEDGWRYAIGLTGLISLIFAFVYYFNVTDTPKGSTYFKPKKAGGLEVTSKGDFALLMFMKLPMYATLALLAWKLSPAGVSMLAEQTTQLIYAGLVLILLVDIYQTYQVNKDIFVNEVPEFERYPFKQVAVLNVLYFTTFGSELAVVSMLPLFFAETFGLGMAQAGMVASSYAFMNLMSRPGGGWLSDKFGRKNTLLILTAGLAVGYFAVGQIDGSWALPLAVVVVMACSFFVQGGEGAVFAAVPLIKRRLTGQIAGMTGAYGNVGAVFFLTVYSMVSTSVFFYVIAISAVIGFITLFFMTEPKGHMAEVNEKGEVTLISVN; translated from the coding sequence ATGAGTTCTGAGAAATTTAATTTATTGTCGTTTTCGGGGAAGATGAAAACGCTGCATTTAAGCTGGATTGCATTTTTTATTACCTTTGTGGTTTGGTTTAATGCGGCACCCTTGTTAAGTGTTATAGCTGATAGTTTGGGGTTAACTAAATCACAGATTAAAACCTTGTTGATTTTGAACGTTGCATTAACCATTCCTGCACGGATTATTATTGGAATGGTGACAGATAAGTATGGCCCAAGGTTAACTTACTCTGTGCTTTTAGGTGTTTGTTCTATACCTTGTTTTATGTTTGCAGTGGCTAATTCATTTGAACAATTGGCATTAGCGCGCTTTTTAATTGGCTTTATTGGTGCTGGTTTTGTGATTGGTATTCGCATCGTCAGTGAGTGGTTTCCAGCGAAAGAGTTAGGTACAGCAGAAGGCATTTATGGCGGCTGGGGTAATTTTGGTTCAGCTGCAGCAGCATTTACTTTACCTGGATTAGCCATCTTTTTTGGGGGCGAAGACGGATGGCGATACGCGATTGGCTTAACAGGGTTAATTAGCTTAATTTTTGCATTTGTTTACTATTTTAATGTCACCGATACACCAAAGGGGTCGACTTATTTTAAACCCAAAAAAGCAGGTGGATTAGAAGTCACCAGTAAAGGGGATTTTGCTTTATTGATGTTTATGAAGCTTCCTATGTACGCTACGTTAGCCTTGTTAGCATGGAAGTTGTCGCCTGCTGGCGTGAGTATGTTAGCAGAGCAAACAACCCAGTTAATTTATGCTGGTTTAGTACTTATATTACTGGTGGACATTTATCAAACTTATCAAGTTAACAAAGATATTTTTGTCAACGAGGTGCCAGAGTTTGAGCGGTATCCTTTTAAACAAGTGGCCGTATTAAATGTGCTGTATTTCACCACTTTTGGCTCTGAGTTAGCCGTTGTATCAATGCTGCCGTTATTTTTTGCTGAAACATTCGGCTTAGGCATGGCGCAAGCTGGTATGGTTGCTTCAAGTTATGCCTTTATGAATCTAATGTCTCGACCTGGTGGTGGCTGGTTAAGTGATAAATTCGGACGTAAGAATACCTTACTAATTTTAACCGCTGGTTTGGCTGTTGGATACTTTGCGGTAGGCCAAATAGACGGTAGTTGGGCATTACCGCTTGCTGTTGTTGTGGTTATGGCATGTTCATTCTTTGTTCAAGGTGGTGAAGGGGCAGTATTTGCTGCCGTGCCATTAATTAAGCGTCGTTTAACTGGACAAATTGCTGGTATGACAGGAGCTTATGGTAATGTTGGGGCTGTGTTTTTCTTAACGGTTTACTCAATGGTTTCAACCTCTGTATTCTTTTACGTTATTGCTATTAGCGCTGTGATTGGTTTCATCACATTATTCTTTATGACAGAGCCCAAAGGTCATATGGCTGAGGTGAATGAAAAAGGTGAAGTCACACTAATTAGTGTTAATTAG